The Lycium barbarum isolate Lr01 chromosome 12, ASM1917538v2, whole genome shotgun sequence genome includes a region encoding these proteins:
- the LOC132623065 gene encoding probable indole-3-pyruvate monooxygenase YUCCA3 has protein sequence MMNQNFYPCPLLTVRAPEPKKSFAGRCIQAIIVGAGPSGIATAACLKQQGVSFVIFERANCIASLWQNRTYDRLRLNVPRKFCELPYLSFPEHFPEYPTKYQFISYLESYAKHFEINPRFNESVNLAEYDETLSLWRVKTVSGNGSITEYMCRWLVVATGENAEKIVPDFVGLQDFGGQVMHASDYKTGESYEGKNVLVVGCGNSGIDISLDLSHHNANPFMVVRSSEGRVFSREINIVPAIKKFSQGKVEFVDEKVLEIDSVILATGYCSNVKSWLMESEFFSSEGYPKTQFPNGWKGEAGLYAVGFTRYGLYGASLDATNVAQDIAKNWKEEM, from the exons ATGATGAATCAGAATTTTTATCCTTGTCCACTTCTAACAGTTCGTGCACCTGAACCAAAAAAATCCTTTGCTGGTAGATGCATACAAGCTATCATTGTTGGGGCAGGTCCTTCAGGAATAGCAACAGCTGCTTGCCTTAAACAACAAGGGGTTTCCTTTGTAATCTTTGAACGGGCCAACTGTATTGCTTCACTATGGCAAAATAGAACTTATGATCGACTTAGACTTAACGTGCCACGAAAATTCTGCGAATTGCCTTACTTGTCATTTCCAGAACACTTCCCAGAGTATCCTACGAAGTACCAGTTCATCAGCTATCTCGAATCTTATGCCAAGCACTTCGAGATCAACCCACGATTCAACGAGTCAGTGAACTTAGCTGAATATGATGAAACACTCAGTTTATGGAGGGTAAAGACAGTTTCTGGAAATGGTTCAATCACCGAGTATATGTGTAGGTGGCTTGTTGTTGCCACAGGAGAGAATGCAGAAAAGATAGTGCCTGATTTCGTAGGACTACAAGATTTTGGTGGTCAAGTTATGCATGCTTCCGACTATAAGACAGGGGAGTCATatgaaggaaagaatgtgttggtTGTTGGGTGTGGCAATTCAGGCATAGATATTTCACTTGATCTTTCCCACCATAATGCAAATCCATTCATGGTGGTCCGAAGCTCG GAGGGTCGTGTTTTCTCTAGGGAAATAAATATAGTTCCAGCAATCAAGAAATTTTCTCAAGGAAAAGTGGAATTTGTTGATGAGAAAGTTCTTGAGATTGACTCTGTAATCTTAGCTACAGGATATTGCAGCAATGTGAAGTCCTGGCTAATG GAGAGTGAATTTTTTTCAAGTGAGGGATATCCAAAAACCCAATTTCCAAATGGATGGAAGGGAGAGGCTGGTCTATATGCAGTTGGCTTTACAAGATATGGACTTTACGGTGCATCTTTGGATGCCACTAATGTTGCACAAGATATTGCAAAAAACTGGAAGGAAGAAATGTAG
- the LOC132621842 gene encoding probable RNA 3'-terminal phosphate cyclase-like protein codes for MGKAAHMKLKGSQNLRLRLLLATLSSKSIIIEDIRADSTWPGLRPHEVSFLRLLEKVSDDCVVEINETGTKLKYKPGIIMGGRHLVHDCGVSRSISYFLEPLIVLGLFGKKPLTIRLKGITNDPKDPSIDTFRSTTLPILKQFGVPAEGLELKIESRGVAPKGGGEVVLSVPMVPTSLKATKWVDEGLVKRIRGVSFSTRVSVQFENTMIHAARGILNPLLADVHIFTDHKAGAQAGMSPGYGISLFAETTSGCVISSDTAVSYARGEDDADLEDDRKDLIPAEEVGEEIASALLGEIKQGGVVDSTHQGLLFLLCALGPKDVSEVRVGKLSPYGIEALRHIRDFLGVKFVMKPDASTGTVNLMCLGSGFQNLSRKVS; via the exons ATGGGGAAAGCGGCACACATGAAGCTGAAGGGAAGCCAGAACTTGAGACTACGTCTTTTACTGGCGACCCTTTCATCCAAATCTATTATTATTGAGGATATACGTGCTGATTCTACTTGGCCTGGCCTTCGTCCACATGAGGTCTCTTTCCTCCGCCTCCTCGAAAAAGTCTCTGATGATTGTGTTGTTGAAATCAATGAAACTG GCACAAAACTGAAGTACAAACCAGGAATTATTATGGGAGGAAGGCATTTAGTTCATGATTGTGGTGTCAGTCGCTCCATTAGCTACTTCTTGGAGCCTTTGATTGTGCTTGGTTTGTTTGGAAAGAAACCACTCACCATTAGGCTTAAAG GGATCACAAACGATCCAAAGGACCCATCTATTGATACTTTCCGATCAACTACTCTGCCTATACTGAAGCAGTTCGGAGTCCCTGCAGAAGGACTGGAACTGAAAATTGAGAGTCGGGGAGTTGCTCCTAAAGGTGGCGGAGAAGTAGTTCTTTCAGTCCCTATGGTCCCAACTAGTTTAAAG GCTACTAAATGGGTTGACGAAGGTCTGGTGAAGAGAATCAGAGGTGTTTCCTTTTCAACTAGGGTCTCTGTTCAGTTTGAGAATACCATGATACACGCAGCTCGTGGGATCTTAAATCCTTTGCTTGCAGATGTTCACATCTTTACAGATCACAAAGCTGGAGCACAAGCCGGAAT GTCACCTGGCTATGGAATTTCTCTATTTGCAGAGACTACATCTGGTTGTGTTATATCTTCTGATACTGCAGTTTCATATGCAAGAGGAGAAGATGATGCTGACCTAGAGGATGATAGGAAAGATCTGATACCGGCTGAGGAAGTTGGCGAGGAAATTGCTTCTGCCCTACTTGGGGAAATTAAACAGGGGGGAGTAGTTGATTCAACACATCAG GGACTGCTGTTTCTTCTATGTGCCTTGGGTCCGAAAGATGTTTCAGAAGTTCGCGTTGGGAAGCTGTCGCCCTACGGAATAGAAGCATTAAGGCATATCAGAGACTTTTTGGGTGTTAAATTTGTCATGAAACCTGATGCCTCCACAGGGACTGTCAATCTCATGTGTCTTGGCTCTGGATTTCAGAATTTATCCAGAAAAGTATCATGA